The following proteins are co-located in the Thermonema lapsum genome:
- a CDS encoding DUF5074 domain-containing protein, with the protein MKKINRLLLWLLVGVAALQLTGCSKKDEAAGSYVNGTLVFNEGNFLEGNGSVSFLKKGENSAQNNVFETENNTPVGGIIQSARKYDDRIYIVTNNQNFVRVVNAATLKLELTLQEGLDNPIDVAVINGKIYVTNWGPIDKAFGSNPESFVAIYNANSGVFIKKVPLTVRPQGIWAYSRSKVFVAGAGSNIIKILNSNTDTFDGEITVEDGPERFEADEQGKLWVACSSGHLVRFNPATNTVERTIAVNLSSYPVRIASNGESIFYFRGNKVYKINAANPVAPTTPFAEINEFTSFNGIGADKTTGHVYVGEAVYTRNGGVKVIDNNGQVISSFTAGIAPNTFIVQ; encoded by the coding sequence ATGAAGAAAATCAACCGTCTGTTATTGTGGTTATTGGTGGGCGTAGCAGCCCTCCAACTCACCGGCTGTAGTAAAAAAGACGAAGCTGCCGGCTCTTATGTGAATGGTACTCTTGTGTTCAACGAAGGCAACTTTTTAGAAGGGAACGGAAGCGTAAGCTTTCTAAAAAAGGGCGAAAACAGTGCCCAAAACAACGTATTTGAAACAGAAAACAACACCCCCGTAGGGGGCATTATTCAATCTGCCCGCAAATACGATGACCGCATTTACATCGTAACCAACAACCAAAACTTTGTGCGAGTAGTGAACGCCGCCACTCTCAAGTTGGAACTCACTTTGCAGGAAGGCTTAGACAACCCCATTGACGTAGCAGTTATCAACGGTAAAATTTATGTAACCAACTGGGGTCCTATAGACAAAGCCTTTGGCAGCAATCCAGAATCGTTTGTAGCTATATACAATGCCAACAGTGGTGTCTTTATTAAAAAAGTACCTTTGACGGTACGTCCACAGGGTATTTGGGCATACAGCAGAAGCAAAGTGTTCGTGGCTGGCGCAGGCAGCAACATCATCAAAATACTGAACTCCAATACCGATACCTTCGACGGAGAAATAACCGTAGAAGATGGTCCTGAGCGTTTCGAAGCCGACGAGCAAGGCAAGTTGTGGGTAGCTTGCAGCAGTGGTCATTTGGTACGCTTCAACCCTGCCACCAACACTGTGGAAAGAACCATTGCCGTGAACCTAAGCAGCTACCCGGTACGCATTGCAAGCAACGGCGAAAGCATATTCTACTTCAGGGGCAACAAAGTGTACAAAATCAATGCTGCCAATCCGGTGGCTCCTACCACGCCTTTTGCTGAAATCAATGAATTCACTTCGTTCAATGGCATTGGCGCCGACAAAACCACTGGACACGTATATGTAGGCGAAGCTGTGTACACCCGCAATGGTGGTGTAAAAGTAATTGACAACAACGGACAAGTAATCAGCAGCTTCACAGCAGGCATTGCGCCCAATACTTTCATTGTTCAGTAG
- a CDS encoding S41 family peptidase, which produces MMKSTAAIPVIIALSVSLGILIGATFFHAQGENTPRKRYPKIEEVLSYIDLYYVDEVNIDELTDYSIEKLLEKLDPHSAYIPAEETELVNADLEGAFEGIGIEYMLLNDTIEVVTPLTGGPAEQVGLLAGDKIIRINGENVAGIGIDHLGVFKRLRGKKGTQVTVEVKRQGIDRLLSFTIIRDRINTQSVYAFMLDKHTGYIKISNFAANTHHEFQEALKELKRKGMKQLILDLRDNPGGYLDRATDIADEFLPNDYLIVYTDGRGTRFDSKIKATNRGLFEKDKLVVLVNEGSASASEIVAGALQDNDRAWVIGRRTFGKGLVQMPIDLKDGSELRLTISRYYTPSGRCIQKPYDGNKAHYEEELWKRYESGELLRPDSVHFADSLKFKTRKGRIVYGGGGIMPDFFVPVDTGALARLKSEVYASGVLQEFAIRHAPQINKKSYTAISFQEQWQLPDSLWQSLLSSLSQKGIDTTLLNNNSAKASLSHELKALIARQLWGYEAFYYILYQEDPFVKKAIEILHMPE; this is translated from the coding sequence ATGATGAAAAGCACAGCTGCCATTCCTGTCATCATTGCCCTTTCTGTTTCGCTGGGCATACTCATTGGCGCTACTTTTTTCCATGCCCAAGGAGAGAACACCCCACGCAAGCGATACCCCAAAATAGAGGAAGTGCTCTCCTATATCGACTTGTACTATGTAGATGAAGTAAACATCGATGAACTCACCGACTACTCCATAGAAAAGCTCCTTGAAAAGTTAGACCCGCACTCTGCCTATATCCCCGCCGAAGAAACGGAACTTGTCAATGCCGACCTGGAGGGGGCTTTTGAAGGCATAGGCATAGAATACATGCTGCTTAATGACACCATAGAAGTAGTAACCCCACTCACCGGCGGACCTGCCGAACAAGTGGGGCTACTTGCCGGCGATAAAATCATACGCATCAATGGTGAAAACGTTGCCGGTATAGGCATAGACCATCTGGGAGTATTCAAAAGGCTGAGAGGCAAAAAAGGCACCCAAGTAACCGTAGAAGTAAAAAGACAGGGCATAGACCGTTTGCTTAGCTTCACCATCATTCGCGACCGCATCAACACCCAAAGTGTCTATGCCTTCATGCTTGACAAACACACGGGCTACATCAAAATATCGAATTTCGCTGCCAATACCCATCACGAATTTCAAGAAGCGCTTAAGGAACTCAAGCGCAAAGGCATGAAACAGCTCATTTTGGACTTGCGCGACAACCCGGGCGGTTATCTTGACCGTGCCACCGACATCGCCGACGAGTTTCTGCCGAACGACTACCTCATTGTATATACCGACGGACGCGGCACGCGCTTCGACTCTAAAATAAAGGCGACTAATCGAGGGCTATTCGAAAAAGACAAGCTGGTGGTGCTTGTCAATGAAGGTTCTGCTTCTGCCTCTGAAATAGTTGCTGGTGCCCTCCAAGACAACGACCGCGCTTGGGTCATAGGACGACGCACCTTTGGCAAAGGACTGGTGCAAATGCCCATTGACCTGAAAGATGGCAGCGAGCTGCGTCTTACCATCTCACGCTATTATACCCCCAGCGGGCGGTGCATACAAAAACCCTACGACGGCAACAAAGCCCATTATGAAGAGGAACTATGGAAGCGCTATGAGAGCGGTGAGCTGTTGCGCCCGGATAGCGTTCATTTTGCCGATTCGCTAAAATTCAAAACACGCAAAGGACGTATTGTTTACGGTGGCGGAGGCATCATGCCCGACTTCTTCGTGCCAGTTGACACAGGCGCTCTTGCCCGCCTCAAAAGCGAAGTGTATGCCAGCGGAGTATTACAAGAGTTTGCCATACGGCATGCCCCGCAAATCAATAAAAAAAGTTACACAGCTATTTCGTTCCAAGAACAATGGCAACTGCCCGATTCTTTATGGCAATCCTTGCTTTCGAGTCTCTCACAAAAGGGCATCGATACTACGCTCTTGAATAATAACAGCGCAAAAGCCTCCCTATCTCACGAGCTGAAAGCACTCATTGCAAGACAACTATGGGGATACGAAGCTTTTTATTACATCCTCTACCAAGAAGACCCCTTTGTCAAAAAAGCCATAGAAATACTTCATATGCCCGAATAA
- a CDS encoding TonB-dependent receptor plug domain-containing protein, producing MWRLFYFLFIYGWLGLPFWLWAQSDSTQAYRLQEVLITALPYERYGVGLQRITPDSLLASYLPAQSVGDLLLQYPDAYIKAYGSGMLQSISLRGTAAGHTAVLWNGVNINSPTLGEADFSTLPLSSAYQLHIIQGGSSPLIGSDAIGGAILLESNEQSSRLAPSLRVAYRSTQQWTGQLQSGWQASARLHGFSQVYGSYSQNVFENRLIKPHRKIDYAPFHFFGTRQELFYQIKEQAQLNFYSWYHEYDRILLSNRARQLDKNLRLLLQYRDLHQLAQLSFVRNFLNYNESSQTNTSQWQAQYQYEITWSRQLSSRIGATGTLVQTDVDNYEGHPQRRQVETFVFTQWEPSARLHIAFNLRKVWVNAYAPPLSPSLGFDYLLFSTTMLNLKTGGSASFNYKLPSLNALYWQPGGNPDIRPESGFYNNFYIRLQHRKEKQQWQLGVEGFRNHINDWILWQPVPQGYWAPSNVREVLSWGIQTSLSHTQNTNRMLFSQELHYTFTRALNQKPTDNGDQNSVGKQLPYVPEHRLSGMLKWKHHRNWLVIVNGQWTGPRYTTTDNSYSLTAFWTADLHMGKQWQANYGQWSLQVGVLNLFDKAYEQIQNQPQPGRQYQVSLQFSLQSK from the coding sequence ATGTGGCGTTTATTTTATTTTCTCTTCATCTATGGATGGCTTGGATTGCCTTTTTGGCTTTGGGCACAGTCCGACAGCACACAGGCTTATAGACTGCAGGAAGTACTCATCACCGCACTGCCCTATGAGCGTTATGGCGTGGGCTTGCAACGAATCACCCCCGACAGCCTACTTGCTTCCTACTTGCCAGCACAAAGCGTAGGCGACCTGCTGCTCCAATACCCCGATGCGTATATCAAAGCCTATGGTAGTGGCATGCTCCAGAGCATCAGCCTGCGTGGAACCGCAGCCGGACATACCGCCGTCTTATGGAACGGGGTCAATATCAACTCACCCACTTTGGGTGAAGCCGATTTTTCTACGCTTCCTCTGAGCAGTGCCTATCAACTGCACATCATACAGGGCGGAAGCAGCCCCTTGATAGGGAGCGATGCCATTGGCGGCGCCATCCTTCTGGAATCAAACGAACAAAGCAGCCGACTAGCACCGAGTCTCCGAGTGGCTTATCGCAGTACCCAGCAGTGGACCGGACAGCTGCAAAGTGGTTGGCAGGCTTCGGCACGGCTCCATGGCTTCAGTCAAGTCTATGGCAGCTACTCGCAAAATGTCTTTGAAAACCGACTGATTAAGCCCCATCGCAAAATAGACTACGCCCCCTTTCATTTTTTTGGAACACGCCAGGAGCTTTTTTACCAAATAAAAGAGCAGGCACAATTAAACTTTTACAGCTGGTATCACGAGTACGACCGTATTTTACTTAGCAACCGTGCACGGCAACTGGATAAAAACCTACGCTTGCTGCTGCAGTACCGAGACCTACATCAGCTGGCGCAGCTTTCTTTTGTGCGCAATTTCTTGAACTACAACGAAAGCAGCCAAACCAACACCTCACAATGGCAGGCACAATACCAATATGAGATAACGTGGAGCAGGCAGCTTAGCAGTCGAATAGGTGCCACCGGCACGCTGGTGCAAACCGATGTGGATAACTACGAAGGACACCCCCAACGGCGGCAGGTAGAGACCTTCGTCTTTACTCAATGGGAGCCTTCTGCCCGTCTGCATATCGCTTTTAATTTGAGAAAAGTGTGGGTAAACGCCTATGCCCCCCCTTTGTCTCCCTCGCTGGGCTTTGATTACCTGCTATTTTCTACAACTATGCTCAACCTAAAAACGGGCGGAAGTGCATCATTCAACTACAAGCTGCCATCGCTCAATGCTCTTTATTGGCAGCCGGGCGGCAATCCTGATATAAGACCGGAATCGGGCTTCTACAATAATTTCTATATACGCCTGCAACACCGTAAAGAAAAACAGCAATGGCAGCTCGGTGTAGAAGGATTCCGCAATCATATCAACGACTGGATTCTTTGGCAACCCGTTCCGCAAGGATATTGGGCACCCAGCAATGTCAGAGAAGTATTGTCTTGGGGCATACAAACATCACTATCTCACACGCAAAACACAAACCGTATGCTCTTTTCGCAAGAACTGCACTACACCTTTACCCGCGCCCTGAACCAAAAACCTACCGACAATGGCGACCAAAACAGTGTGGGTAAGCAGTTGCCCTACGTGCCTGAACATAGGCTTAGTGGAATGCTGAAATGGAAACACCACCGCAACTGGCTGGTCATTGTCAATGGGCAGTGGACCGGTCCACGCTATACCACTACCGACAACAGCTACAGCTTAACTGCCTTTTGGACCGCCGACCTGCATATGGGCAAACAGTGGCAAGCCAACTACGGTCAATGGAGCCTGCAAGTAGGTGTCTTAAACCTCTTCGATAAAGCCTACGAGCAAATACAAAATCAACCCCAACCCGGGCGACAGTATCAAGTATCCTTGCAATTTTCTTTACAATCTAAATAA
- a CDS encoding alpha/beta hydrolase: MPSIQHNLLKLSLKTAGLAFSFSKPSVQGMRSLLELMSLYTYMPWGVHFRTLDIDGMYAEWITPSDARPEKVVLYLHGGAYALGSPNTHRAFVGHLAKEIGANALVIDYRKAPENPFPAALEDAVKAYEWLLHGDYLPKNIILAGDSAGGGLSLATLINLRDKQMPLPAAALLFSPWVDLTLSGESILRNRDNDKILEAWELHEIGDDYAGAYSLDHPLVSPLFANLEGLPPLLIQASDGEVLYSDATRLRDKAEAAGVRVELQIWHDLIHWWHLFGKFLPEAVEAIEEAARFARKVWKIGEFEHRLKLTENQNQDDKAVA, encoded by the coding sequence ATGCCTTCCATACAGCACAATCTTTTAAAACTATCCTTAAAGACTGCCGGCTTGGCTTTCAGCTTCAGCAAACCGAGCGTGCAAGGAATGCGCAGTCTTTTGGAGCTCATGAGTCTTTACACTTACATGCCATGGGGGGTGCACTTCCGTACACTAGACATCGACGGTATGTATGCCGAATGGATTACACCTTCCGACGCCCGCCCCGAAAAGGTAGTGCTATATCTTCACGGCGGCGCCTATGCTTTGGGGTCTCCCAATACCCACCGGGCTTTTGTAGGGCATTTAGCTAAGGAAATTGGCGCCAATGCCCTGGTAATTGATTATCGCAAAGCACCGGAAAACCCCTTCCCTGCCGCATTGGAAGATGCTGTCAAAGCCTATGAATGGCTCTTACATGGGGACTACCTGCCCAAAAACATTATCTTAGCCGGTGATTCGGCAGGTGGTGGTTTGTCGTTGGCTACGCTGATTAACTTACGCGACAAGCAAATGCCCCTTCCGGCAGCCGCCCTGCTTTTTTCGCCTTGGGTAGACCTCACCTTGAGCGGGGAATCCATTCTCAGGAACAGAGACAACGACAAAATACTGGAAGCTTGGGAACTACATGAAATTGGCGATGACTATGCCGGCGCCTATTCTTTGGACCATCCCTTAGTGTCGCCGCTGTTTGCCAATTTAGAGGGCTTACCACCTCTACTTATACAAGCAAGCGACGGCGAAGTGCTTTATAGCGATGCCACCCGCCTGCGCGACAAAGCCGAAGCTGCCGGCGTGCGTGTAGAGCTTCAAATATGGCATGACCTCATTCACTGGTGGCATTTGTTTGGCAAGTTTTTGCCCGAAGCCGTAGAAGCCATAGAAGAAGCCGCACGCTTTGCACGCAAGGTGTGGAAAATTGGTGAGTTTGAGCATCGCTTGAAACTCACGGAAAATCAAAACCAAGACGACAAAGCTGTTGCCTAA